CTTCGACGCCGGCGGCGTGCGCCTCTTCGGAAACTACTAGCAGTGCGATAAGCAGCAGAGAGAGCGGTCGCTTGCTATTGCCGGATCAGGTTGCTGTTCTCAACCGTCGGCGCCAGATGGAGGGCAGTCGTTCAGCGCGCTAGCGAGATAGCCGCTCCAGGATGCCCTCCATCTGGGCGATCTCCTCACGTTGCGCGCGGATGATCTCCTCGCAAAGCTGAACGGTCTCCGGGTCTCGCAGCGTGGCCTGCTCGCAGTTCTTGATGGCTATGGAGTGGTGCGGGATCATCGACAGGGAGAGCTGCGCGTCGCCCACGAACGCCTGCGTTCGGATAGCGGTGAACGCACCCAGGAACACCAACGTGCTGACGGTATAAAGCACCGCGTTGAGGCGCTTGTTCTTGAACATGTGCCGCATCGCGACGAGCATGACGACGATCATGGGCGCCACCATCACCACGGCCATGTAGAAGCGGTTCAAGTTGAGGTGAATGTGCTCGAACGCCGCCACGCCCACGTAAGTAAGGGTCCACATGATCAGGAAGTGAATAGCGACGGCTAGCCCTAGGGTCGCGTACGGCCGGTCCTTCACGGGGCACCTCCGATGTCCGCTCCTGGAGGTTAGGCGCAATGCCGAGCCCGAGTCAGTGACCCTAGAACTCAAGGAGTGGCTGGGTTCGCTTCCGACACCTCGTGCTGATAGGCGCGCTGGCGCGGTTCCCACCACTGCTTGACGTAGGCCAGTACCGCCGTCACCTGCTCGTCGCTCCACTCGGGCGCCACCGCCGGCATGTACACGCCGCCCTCGCGGATGTAGCGCGCGAACAAGCTGTCGGCATGGTGCCACGCGTGCATGCTCCCGTCCAAAGCCGGCACCTCCGCCGCCGCGTCGCCCTCGCCGGCTGGGCCATGGCACGCGCTGCAGGTGACGCGGTATAGCGCCTCTCCCGCCGCCACTTGCGCCGCTGAGTAGGTCGGGTACTCGTAGCGCACGCGCGCCGGCGGCCAGCCGAACGGCCTGAACCACACGATGACGTTGGCCACCACTCCCGCCGCGACCAGGAGGCCGATGAGCCACCACCGACCAGC
The genomic region above belongs to Trueperaceae bacterium and contains:
- a CDS encoding DUF305 domain-containing protein gives rise to the protein MKDRPYATLGLAVAIHFLIMWTLTYVGVAAFEHIHLNLNRFYMAVVMVAPMIVVMLVAMRHMFKNKRLNAVLYTVSTLVFLGAFTAIRTQAFVGDAQLSLSMIPHHSIAIKNCEQATLRDPETVQLCEEIIRAQREEIAQMEGILERLSR
- a CDS encoding cytochrome c — protein: MRTQGSRRKRAGRWWLIGLLVAAGVVANVIVWFRPFGWPPARVRYEYPTYSAAQVAAGEALYRVTCSACHGPAGEGDAAAEVPALDGSMHAWHHADSLFARYIREGGVYMPAVAPEWSDEQVTAVLAYVKQWWEPRQRAYQHEVSEANPATP